In Chryseobacterium turcicum, a single window of DNA contains:
- the rpsU gene encoding 30S ribosomal protein S21 → MLIIPVKDGESIDRALKKYKRKFDKTGTVRQLRSRQAFIKPSVTLRQSRLKAAYKQRGLSKEEQA, encoded by the coding sequence ATGTTAATAATACCTGTAAAAGATGGTGAATCCATCGATAGAGCACTGAAAAAATACAAGAGAAAATTTGATAAAACTGGTACAGTTCGTCAATTAAGATCTAGACAAGCTTTTATTAAGCCTTCTGTAACTCTTAGACAATCTAGGCTGAAAGCAGCTTATAAGCAAAGAGGATTAAGCAAGGAAGAGCAAGCTTAA
- a CDS encoding tyrosine-type recombinase/integrase, with protein sequence MRDKFLDYLQFEKRYSPHTIISYRRDLDDFYSFYLKTESSEDLLKADKKIIRNFVVELSESGISKRTVNRKLSTLRSFYLFLLRLGEIEVSPVESISSLKFYPEKQIPISQDEMEVLQDEVFSNVEDLLQKSIVEILYQTGIRKSELCGLIFERVNLEENELKILGKGNKERYIPISENLSLMLKDYSKTRKPLEEFKSYFFINKKGKKLTEKFVYVVVNKYLSLITSKQKRSPHILRHSFATHVLDNGAEISKVKKILGHSSLASTQVYTNANIEQLKKVFNQAHPRAIKKEEL encoded by the coding sequence ATGCGAGATAAATTTTTAGATTATTTACAGTTTGAAAAAAGGTATTCGCCTCATACCATTATAAGTTATCGTCGTGATCTTGACGATTTTTACTCTTTTTATCTTAAAACCGAATCTTCAGAAGATCTTCTTAAAGCTGATAAAAAAATTATAAGAAATTTTGTTGTCGAGCTTAGTGAAAGTGGCATTTCTAAAAGAACGGTTAATCGAAAGCTTTCTACGCTTCGTAGTTTTTATTTATTCCTTCTAAGGTTGGGCGAAATTGAAGTTTCTCCAGTTGAAAGCATATCATCATTAAAATTTTATCCCGAAAAGCAAATTCCCATCTCTCAGGATGAAATGGAGGTTCTGCAGGATGAAGTTTTTTCTAATGTGGAAGATTTGCTTCAAAAATCTATTGTCGAAATCTTATATCAAACAGGAATTAGGAAATCTGAACTTTGTGGCTTAATATTTGAACGGGTAAACTTAGAAGAAAATGAACTGAAAATCTTAGGAAAAGGGAATAAGGAAAGGTATATACCGATTTCTGAAAATTTGAGTTTAATGCTTAAAGACTATAGTAAGACACGAAAACCATTAGAGGAATTTAAGTCTTATTTTTTTATCAATAAAAAGGGAAAAAAACTTACAGAAAAATTTGTCTATGTAGTAGTTAATAAGTACCTTAGTCTTATAACTTCTAAACAAAAAAGAAGTCCTCACATTTTAAGGCACAGCTTCGCGACGCATGTTTTAGATAATGGGGCAGAGATATCAAAAGTTAAAAAAATATTGGGCCATTCAAGTCTTGCAAGCACACAAGTGTACACTAATGCCAATATTGAACAGTTGAAAAAAGTGTTTAATCAAGCTCATCCAAGAGCAATTAAAAAAGAAGAATTATGA
- a CDS encoding HPF/RaiA family ribosome-associated protein — MKISVQAIGLTPHEPLESHVDKKVSKLGTFYDKIQECKVFLKVENNADKTNKTTELILVVPGDDIVVKKTSSSFEESLDLCVDAAKKLLIKKKELA; from the coding sequence ATGAAGATTTCAGTACAAGCAATCGGCTTAACTCCACACGAACCACTAGAGTCACATGTAGACAAAAAAGTAAGTAAACTAGGTACGTTTTATGACAAAATTCAAGAATGTAAAGTTTTTTTGAAAGTTGAAAACAATGCCGATAAAACAAATAAAACCACCGAATTGATTTTGGTCGTTCCAGGTGATGATATTGTAGTAAAAAAGACATCTTCGAGTTTTGAAGAAAGTTTAGATCTTTGTGTTGATGCGGCTAAGAAACTGTTAATCAAGAAAAAAGAGCTGGCTTAG